The Anomalospiza imberbis isolate Cuckoo-Finch-1a 21T00152 chromosome 7, ASM3175350v1, whole genome shotgun sequence genome has a window encoding:
- the LOC137477540 gene encoding inositol 1,4,5-trisphosphate receptor-interacting protein-like 1: protein MEMRAKHLEWERLRLEQEVEQLSQKKVQLLQLLAVAVLLLHVLFLCLIVWKICWRREENEEENHGANEEEVGNVAANDEVSVGNEVVHEAWAGHRPFLHVDNDLDDHVGQVIMERIRWPEEDLQIGCEWTIDLMDNYTVFFGHVLSNSFYPVLQRAIGVGSAFEGWSPREQDVVYRVLIPMTPPRGHSFHLELDSVGQRHERNFRVRVQLECTCTGQQQGKNMLCFLHHPQEELRRNQDPSLLDTLCTGSYLDVQKTACWFRQLVKAIWPALPQSHDWHLILLPSTRSCQFKVTNGRESLRIEMLFGVRRGDSAVFVSSQPREAYTPSTTWPESYAVAEVEFFKHIARRAPPDSLHLKCLQFFTRLLLGFSFSTYTMKTLVMHRLNVTPVSLWRRRHLLQRLMDISDCLYLCVRGKRLNHFIVGNQRFPQDIRLPPDVQACNAYNLFHHLVQQPTAYTQAIHECQVLQKWFKRIALGEHQPN from the coding sequence ATGGAAATGCGTGCAAAGCacctggaatgggagaggcttcggctggagcaggaggtggagcAGCTCTCCCAGAAGAAGGTGCAGCTCTTGCAGCTCTTAGCTgttgctgtgctcctgctgcatgTCTTGTTCCTGTGTTTGATTGTGTGGAAAATCTGctggaggagagaggagaatgaagaagaaaaccaTGGTGCAAATGAAGAGGAAGTTGGCAATGTTGCTGCAAATGATGAAGTCAGTGTTGGAAATGAAGTTGTCCATGAGGCTTGGGCAGGCCACAGGCCTTTTCTCCACGTAGACAACGATTTGGATGATCATGTTGGACAAGTTATAATGGAGCGCATACGGTGGCCTGAAGAGGACCTGCAGATAGGCTGCGAGTGGACAATAGACCTCATGGACAATTATACAGTTTTCTTCGGGCATGTCTTGTCCAACAGTTTCTACCCAGTCCTGCAACGagccatcggggtgggcagtgcctttgaagGTTGGAGTCCCCGTGAGCAGGATGTCGTGTACCGCGTGCTCATCCCCATGACTCCTCCCCGAGGCCACAGCTTCCACCTGGAGCTGGACAGTGTAGGGCAGAGGCACGAGAGGAACTTCCGTGTCCGCGTGCAGCTGGAGTGCACCTGTacggggcagcagcagggcaagaACAtgctgtgcttcctgcaccacccccaggaggagctgaggaggaACCAGGATCCCAGCCTCCTAGACACCCTGtgcaccggctcctacctggacGTGCAGAAAACTGCCTGCTGGTTCCGGCAACTGGTGAAAGCAATCTGGCCAGCTTTGCCCCAGTCACACGACTGGCATTTAATACTGCTGCCCTCCACACGCTCCTGCCAATTCAAGGTGACAAATGGCAGAGAAAGCCTCAGGATTGAGATGCTGTTCGGGGTGCGGAGAGGTGACTCAGCCGTCTTTGTGAGCAGCCAGCCTAGAGAGGCCTACACACCAAGCACAACCTGGCCTGAGTCTTACGCTGTGGCAGAGGTTGAGTTCTTCAAGCACATTGCCAGGCGGGCCCCCCCTGACAGCTTGCACCTCAAATGCCTGCAGTTCTTCACCCGTCTTCTGCTGGGCTTCAGCTTTTCCACCTACACCATGAAAACCCTTGTCATGCACCGGCTCaatgtcacacctgtgtcattGTGGCGCAGGAGACATCTCCTGCAGCGACTGATGGATATCAGCGACTGCCTGTACTTATGTGTGCGAGGAAAACGCCTCAACCACTTCATTGTGGGTAACCAGAGGTTTCCTCAGGACATCCGTTTACCTCCAGATGTTCAAGCATGTAACGCATACAATCTCTTCCATCACCTGGTGCAGCAGCCGACCGCCTACACCCAGGCGATCCATGAGTGCCAGGTGCTGCAAAAGTGGTTCAAGAGAATCGCTCTCGGTGAACATCAACCGAATTAA